The following are from one region of the Apostichopus japonicus isolate 1M-3 chromosome 17, ASM3797524v1, whole genome shotgun sequence genome:
- the LOC139985146 gene encoding ataxin-2-like protein: MVFILSSHAAAFLYDEDFAERPFLEQMRPRYLVKWEELSDITDQGLNLDQNEGWEVNEMFDTNEINFGYKSTFDKTMPEYTTILEREDTTEYKIRWERACRLADEIEAKKRADQAFQASQPKQRKRKPRRSIKREECPY, from the exons ATGGTATTTATTTTGTCGTCACATGCAGCCGCGTTCCTGTACGATGAAGACTTTGCCGAGCGGCCATTCCTGGAACAAATGAGACCGCGATACCTTGTCAAGTGGGAGGAGCTTAGTGACATAACTGACCAAGGTCTAAATTTAGATCAG AATGAAGGCTGGGAAGTCAACGAAATGTTTGATACTAACGAGATTAACTTTGGTTACAAATCAACCTTTGACAAGACTATGCCCGAGTACAC GACCATACTGGAGAGGGAAGATACAACAGAGTACAAAATAAGATGGGAGAGGGCCTGTCGTCTTGCGGATGAGATCGAAGCGAAAAAGAGAGCCGACCAAGCTTTCCAGGCCAGTCAACCAAAACAGCGAAAAAGGAAGCCTCGTCGTTCAATCAAACGGGAAGAATGCCCTTATTAa